From one Plasmodium chabaudi chabaudi strain AS genome assembly, chromosome: 4 genomic stretch:
- a CDS encoding DNA polymerase delta small subunit, putative — METQIADSDVNKILTQMNSKKERETEDECEFPLYKKLKKKHYNYENNSSNFILTNPTYTQQFSSIYSIRISIMRKLLMKTLEKLNVEMYEDSKGGIKQENDEDHKGNIKQEIEENGKESKYHVLQYLKDIKINEKCYCIGTIFKKMDLRPSILKEYISEIDYLDTVINYSQDQDVLFFEDETARLKLEGNINSDHYVTGLTVIIKGVGMSNGSIYVDELIYAYLPKIEIPKCISNDDKYILFVSGLFINEQNTNINNISLLRNFILGLHGDKFISQNLIRLVIVGNSLGNINTDVNDMNIIDTFLSSLCSSVYVDLMPGEKDPSDSTLPQQPFPNMFFKKSKKYDSFQCVTNPYMFSIDDVNVCCMSGEPVNNITSFSKITKLDALKMIAKSRILSPTSPDTLGCYPYIDNDPFCIQDDNIYPHIFVNGNCSKLEMQYLENENKLPFLVCLPDFSVTPKALAINIKNMEYKIISFNIQEGE; from the coding sequence ATGGAAACACAAATAGCGGATAGCgatgttaataaaatactaACCCAAATGAATAGTAAGAAGGAAAGGGAAACTGAAGATGAATGTGAATTTcctttatacaaaaaattaaaaaaaaaacattataactatgaaaataactcaagcaattttatattaaccAATCCAACATACACACAACAATTTAGCTCGATATATAGCATACGAATAAGTATAATGCGAAAATTGTTAATGAAAACGTTGGAAAAGCTAAATGTAGAAATGTATGAAGATTCAAAGGGAGGAATAAAGCAggaaaatgatgaagatCACAAGGGAAACATAAAACAGGaaattgaagaaaatgGGAAAGAAAGTAAATATCACGTCTTGCAATATTTGAAGGATATTAAGATTAATGAAAAGTGCTATTGTATTGGcaccatttttaaaaaaatggatttaAGGCCATCcattttaaaagaatatatcaGTGAAATTGACTATCTTGATACagtaataaattattcacAAGATCAagatgttttatttttcgaaGATGAAACAGCACGATTAAAATTAGAAGGGAATATAAATAGTGATCATTATGTTACTGGCTTGACTGTAATTATAAAGGGAGTCGGTATGAGTAATGGTTCAATATATGTAGatgaattaatatatgcatatctACCAAAAATAGAAATTCCTAAATGTATTAGCaatgatgataaatatatattatttgtttcaggattatttataaatgaacagaatacaaatataaataatatatcattattaagaaattttattttaggATTACATGGggataaatttatttctcAAAATTTGATTAGATTAGTTATAGTTGGTAATTCACttggaaatataaatacagaTGTAAAtgatatgaatataattgacacatttttatcatctttATGTTCATCAGTTTATGTTGATTTAATGCCAGGAGAAAAAGATCCAAGTGATTCGACTTTACCTCAACAACCATTTccaaatatgttttttaaaaaatccaaaaaatatgattcgTTTCAATGTGTTACAAATCCATATATGTTTTCAATTGATGATGTAAATGTATGTTGTATGTCTGGTGAGCcagttaataatattacttCTTTCTCTAAAATTACTAAATTAGATGCCCTTAAAATGATAGCAAAAAGTAGAATATTATCTCCTACTTCACCAGACACACTAGGATGTTACCCATATATAGACAATGACCCATTTTGTATTCaagatgataatatttatccacatatttttgtcaATGGAAATTGTTCAAAATTAGAAATGCAATActtagaaaatgaaaacaaacTTCCTTTTTTGGTATGCCTACCAGATTTTAGTGTCACACCTAAAGCATTAGCTattaatatcaaaaatatggaatataaaattatatcctTCAATATTCAAGAAGGGGAATAA